CCACCACAACGTTCATAATATATACATGGCGGCTCCACTCGCTGCTCACTTTCTGTATTAACCGTCAGCAATTTACCAATCGCGAAGTTCTTTTTAACTTTTATTACTTTATACTCGATTTGTTCATTGATTAGCGCTTGTGGGATAAAAATAGGAAACCGATCTATTTTTACGACACCATGTCCTTCATGCGTTAAATCAACTACAGTCCCTGTTTTAATGTCATTTTTAGCTATCGCTTGCAAAATTTTACCTCCAAAATGAACAGGTTAGGAATATAATTATGTGCTTCCTAACCTGTTATCATTTAATTAAATACTTCGATTTATACTTAAGTTAACTTTTCATCAACGTGATCGTTATTCATCAATTCTTCATTAACAATATCATTTGGTGCAAAAACATCAATATGACGTTCTAAATTCAAGAAATTAGCTGGTAATTTTCCACCATACTCACCATCTACATTTAACTGTAAATCTGTAAATGAAGAAATATTAATTGCTTTGGCCTTTTCGTATATAACTTTTGGATGTTTTGTATGTTCACCTCGTGAAGCCAAGGTCATAATATGCCCTAGTTCTGCAAGATTTGATTTTTCAACAATAATTAAAGTAAAGTAGCCATCATCTAATTTCGCATCTGGCACTAATTTTTCAAACCCTGCCATTGAATTTGTCAGACCTAAAAAGAATAATAAAGCTTCTCCTTGGAAAACATTACCATCATATTCAATTCTTAAATCAACAGCTTTCATTTGAGGTAACATTTCGAAACCTTTAATGTAATAGGCAAAAGGACCAACGATTGATTTCAACTTACTTGGGGTTTCGTATGAGACTTGAGTCAATTGTCCACCAGCAGCTAAATTGATAAAGTAACGATTATTCATTTTACCTATATCTACTTTAGTAGAATGACCTTCAATGATGACGTCTAATGCCCCCATAATGTCGTTAGGTATATGTAAAGCACGTCCAAAGTCATTTACTGTTCCCATAGGAATAACACCTAATTTAGGACGATTGGGTTTTTCTGCAATTCCATTAACTACCTCGTTTAAGGTGCCATCTCCACCGGCTGCGATGATTATATCGTAGTTTTCATGCATAGCTCTTTCCGCTTCAAGAGTGGCATCACCTATTTTTTCAGTTGCATATGCACTCGTTTCATATCCCGCTTTTTCTAATTTTATTAAGGCATCAGGTAAATCTTTTTTAAATTGTTCTTTACCTGATGTCGGGTTATAAATGATTCTCGCACGTTTCCTCATATCTTATCCCTCTACTTAAAATTCATATATTTTATATTAAACGATCTTTTATACGATACAAGTATATAACATATGCTTGTATACTTAGTGTAATTTCAACACGCTCTTTTACCTTTATGCTTCGTTCACGACATATCTTTATTTACTTGGGCTACTATGAACATTGTCCAAATAATGTGATGTCGACTATACTTTGATTGTTATTTTTGATATTCTCTTTTTAAAATGAAGTTGTATATATAAAGTTGTCTTTATACAAAAATGTTTTATACCTTTATATTATACAGTTTGCCTTTATATAATTAAAGCTAACGCATTAATAAAATTAATATTTTTACTAATCACATGAACTATGAATAATCGAATAAACTCTATAATTTTTGATAGGTATGAAGAAACCCTTGATTGCAGCAACATCTGCAATCAAGGGTTGTTATTTATCTTTTATCTAATTCTTGTTTTAATAGTTGATTTACTAATTGAGGATTAGCTTGACCTTTTGAAGCTTTCATAATTTGACCAACTAAGAAGCCCATAGCTTTGCCTTTACCATTTTTATAATCTTCAACTGATTGTTCATTATTATCTAATGCTTCATTTACAAATTTTAGAAGTGTTGCTTCGTCAGAAATTTGAACTAAGCCATTGTCTTCCATAATTTGTTTAGCATCTCCACCTTTAGCTGCTAACTCAGGGAAGACTTTCTTAGCAATTTTACTACTCATTGTTCCATCTTCGATAAGTTTAATCATACCAGCTAAATTTTCAGGTGTAAGTTTAGTATCTAATAACTCTACTTGGTTTTTATTTAAATACTCATTTACACCACCCATTAACCAGTTCGATGTTAATTTAACATCCGCACCGTGTTCAATTGTTGACTCAAAGAAATCTGACATTTCTTTAGTCAATGTTAATACATGGGCATCATATGCAGGTAAGCCTAATTCATTTACATATTTAGCTTTACGCTCGTCTGGCAATTCAGGGATTGTTTGACGAACTCGTTCTTTCCAAGCTTCATCAATATATAATGGAACGATATCTGGTTCTGGGAAGTAACGATAATCATCAGAACCTTCTTTTACACGCATTAAAATTGTTTTACCAGTAGACTCATCAAATCGACGTGTTTCTTGTCCGATTTCTCCACCATTTAACAATTCTTCTTCTTGACGTTTTTCTTCATATTCTAACCCTTTTCTCACAAAGTTAAATGAGTTCAAGTTTTTCAATTCGGCTTTAGTACCAAATTTCTCTTGACCATATGGGCGTAATGAAATATTAGCATCGCAACGTAAAGATCCTTCTTCCATTTTAACGTCAGATACGCCAGTATATTGAATTATTGAACGTAACTTTTCTAAATAAGCATAAGCTTCTTTAGGTGAACGAATATCTGGTTCAGATACGATTTCAATTAATGGTGTACCTTGTCGGTTCAAATCAACCAATGAATACTCACCTTTATGAGTTGATTTACCAGCATCTTCTTCCATATGAAGACGTGTAATACCGATACGTTTTGTTTCACCATCTACTTCAATATCAATGTAACCATTTTCACCAATTGGTTGATCAAATTGTGAAATTTGATATGCTTTTGGATTATCTGGATAGAAATAGTTTTTACGGTCAAATTTTGATTCTGTCGCAATTTCCATATTTAGTGCCATTGCTGCACGCATTGCCCAGTCTACTGCACGTTTATTAACAACTGGTAAGACACCTGGATATGCTAAGTCGATAACATTTGTATTTGAGTTAGGTTCTGCTCCAAAATGTGCTGGTGATGGAGAAAACATTTTTGAGTCCGTTTTTAACTCAACGTGAACTTCAAGTCCTATAACTGTTTCAAAATGCATGATTTCCACTCCTTATAATTTTTCATAAACGTCATGTAAATTGTATTGTGTTTCATATTGATAAGCGACACGATATAACGTTTTTTCATCGAATGGTTTACCAATGAATTGTAAACCGATTGGTCGGCCATTTGATTGTCCACAAGGAACAGAAATACCAGGTAAGCCAGCTAAGTTTACTGGTGTTGTTAATAAATCATTGGCATACATTGTCAATGGATCATCAATTTCTTCGCCTAAGTTAAATGCAGTTGTAGGTGTTGTTGGACCAACTACTACATCATAATTTTCGAATACTTTATCAAAATCATTCTTGATTAATGTTCTAACCTTTTGAGATTTTTTATAGTATGCATCGTAATATCCTGAACTTAATGCAAATGTCCCTAAGAAAATACGACGTTTAACTTCTTTACCAAAACCTTCAGATCTTGACATTTTATATAATTCTTCTAAAGAATGTGCATCTTTAGAGTGATAACCATAACGAATACCATCAAAACGTGAAAGGTTTGATGAAGCCTCAGATGACGCGATAACATAGTAAGATGGGATACCAAATTTTGTATTTGGTAATGACACTTCTTCAACAATAGCGCCTAAAGATTTTAATGTTTCTACAGCTTTATTAACTGCTTCTTTGACATCCGCTGCTACACCTTCACCTAAATATTCTTTAGGTAATGCAACTTTTAATCCTTTAATATCTTTACCGATATCAGATGTAAAATCTACATCTTCAACAGGTGCACTTGTAGAATCATTTGCGTCTAAGCCTGAAATTGCTTCTAATACTAATGCATTATCTTTTACATTACGAGTTAATGGGCCAATTTGATCTAATGAAGATGCAAAAGCAACTAATCCAAATCGAGATACGCGACCATAAGTTGGTTTCATACCTACAATACCGCAATATGCTGCTGGTTGTCTGATAGAACCACCAGTATCTGAGCCTAAACTAAATGGTACTAAGCCTGCTGCAACTGCCGCTGCAGATCCACCTGATGAACCACCAGGTACAGCTTTATGATCAAATGGGTTAACTGTCTTTTTGAAATATGAAGTTTCAGTTGAACCACCCATTGCAAACTCATCCATGTTTAATTTACCGATTAAAACAGCATTTTCACCATGTAGTTTTTCCATTACAGTTGATTCATAAATTGGTACAAAGCCTTCTAACATTTTACTTGCACAAGTTGTTTCTAAACCATTAGTGATAATGTTATCTTTTATCCCCATAGGAATACCAAATAATTTGCCATCCATTTGGTCCTTAGCTTGTAATTCATCTAACTCTTGTGCTTTTTTAATTGCATTTTCTTTATCAAGTGCTAAAAATGACTTGATTGTGGGATCTGTCTCTTCAATTGCATCATATATATTTTTAACAACATCAGATGGTTTAATTTTTTTATTTTTAATTAAAGTTAATAAATTCTCAACCGATTCGTAACGAATACTCATCTTACGCGTCCTCCTCATTCATGATTGTAGGCACTTTAAATTGTCCATCTTCTGTTTCTTTGGCATTTTTCAAAGCTAACTCTTGCGGAATACCTTTGATTGCTTTATCTTCACGTAAAACGTTTTGTAAATCTAAAACGTGATATGTAGGTTCTACGCCTTCTGTATCTGCGCTATCATTTTGTTTTGCAAAATCTAAAATGCTTTCTAATGTGTTGGCCATTTCTTCCGTTTCTTCAGGAGAAATTTGAAGTCTTGCAAGATTTGCAATATGCTCAACTTCTTCACGTGTAACTTTTGTCATTAATAAAAGCCTCCTTTTATTCATTCATCACTAAATTGTATCAAATTTCCAATTAAAAATCTAAGTATTTATGAGGTACAACTTTAATTTCATATAAACTGTATAAACATTATCATTCGTTTTCCAAATCATTTTTTATGAAAACAACACTCTTTTAATATTAGACAACCCAATACAATATTATGATTATGCAATTTTAATTATAAAAATTTGCACACACCCAAAAATTACGTAAGCGTTTTCTTTGTTGCTATAAAAGTATTTTCAACTGAATAAATTTAATTTTCCTACTTTTCTAAACTTTTATCTTTATGTATAATGTTTTCATGTAACTAAATTATAAATTAAATAAAGGGAGTGTTTATCATGCTTACAATGGGGACAGCATTAAGTCAACAAGTTGACGCCAATTGGCAAACCTATATAATGATTGGTGTTTATTTCTTAATACTTATTGTTATAGGTTTTTATGGTTATAAACAAGCAACTGGAAACCTAAGCGAGTATATGTTGGGCGGACGTAGTATTGGTCCATACATCACTGCTTTATCAGCTGGCGCATCGGATATGAGTGGTTGGATGATTATGGGGCTTCCAGGTTCTGTGTATAGTACCGGACTTTCAGCAATGTGGATTACAATCGGTTTAACGTTAGGTGCTTACATTAACTATTTCGTTGTTGCACCTAGGCTTCGTGTTTATACTGAATTAGCTGGAGATGCCATTACTTTACCTGATTTCTTTAAAAACCGCTTAAACGATAAAAATAATATTCTTAAAATTATTTCAGGATTAATCATTGTTGTATTCTTTACTTTATATACACATTCTGGATTCGTATCAGGCGGCAAATTATTTGAAAGTGCCTTCGGGTTAAACTACCATTTCGGTTTAATTTTGGTTGCTTTCATTGTTATTTTCTATACGTTCTTTGGTGGTTATCTAGCTGTATCAATTACAGACTTCTTCCAAGGTGTCATTATGTTAATTGCGATGGTTATGGTCCCTATTGTTGCTATGATGAACTTAAATGGTTGGGGTACGTTTCATGATGTTGCTGCAATGAAACCTACTAATTTAAATTTATTTAAAGGCTTGTCATTCATAGGTATTATTTCACTATTTTCATGGGGATTAGGTTATTTCGGTCAACCTCATATTATAGTAAGATTTATGTCTATTAAATCACATAAAATGTTACCAAAAGCCAGACGTTTAGGAATTAGCTGGATGGCAGTTGGTTTATTAGGTGCAGTTGCTGTTGGCTTAACTGGTATCGCATTTGTACCTGCTTATCATATTAAATTAGAAGATCCAGAAACATTATTTATAGTAATGAGCCAAGTGCTCTTCCATCCGCTTGTTGGTGGTTTCTTACTAGCTGCCATTTTAGCGGCAATTATGAGTACAATTTCTTCACAATTACTTGTAACATCAAGCTCATTAACAGAAGATTTTTATAAATTAATTCGTGGTGAAGAAAAAGCAAAAACGCATCAAAAAGAATTCGTTATGGTTGGACGATTATCCGTATTAGTTGTAGCTATTGTTGCAATTTCAATCGCATGGAATCCAAATGATACTATTTTAAACCTAGTTGGTAATGCATGGGCAGGCTTCGGTGCATCATTCAGTCCACTTGTATTATTCTCACTTTATTGGAAAGGTTTAACACGTGCAGGTGCAGTAAGTGGTATGGTATCAGGTGCCCTTGTTGTTATTATTTGGATTGCATGGATCAAACCATTAGCACATATCAATGAAATCTTTGGTTTATACGAAATCATTCCAGGCTTTATTGTAAGTGTTATCGTTACGTATGTTGTAAGTAAACTTACTAAAAAACCAGGCGCATTTGTAGAAACAGATTTAAATAAAGTTAGAGATATTGTTCGAGAAAAATAAATCATTAGTTTTAACATATTAAAAAGGTACTGCTGTTAATCAAAATTTTGATTAACAATAGTACCTTTTTTATTAATTGCTATAAATATGAACTTGTGGTTCTTTGTCATCTTTTGTTTTACTAATTAAAGCACGTGGTTGATTACCATCTTTAATTCGAATTTCATAGTCATCAATTTTATCAAAGTATTTATTCGCCTGTTCAGTCACGTACTGTGTAATACCAATCGTTTCAGCTTGTCCATAATAATCTATTGGCAAGTCTACTACTAAACGCTGTGGTTTCTTATCAACAAATTTAACTTTCCCTACTGCTTGTGTGAAATTAGAAAAATATGATTGCAAGTTATCATTAAATTGTTTGAAATTATTATTTAAATTTTCATCATAGTCTGCTGCTGTTGATGAAGGCAATAATGCTGATTTTTCATTGATATTATGCCATTCATTAAGCTTTGTTTGACTCTTCTCAGCAGTTGCTTGTGTAATAAATTCACCTGGTGTTATTGAATCTTCGCTTGATTGTTTATAAATTGCAAAATGAATCGGGATATCCTTTAAATCATCGTTTTCACGTAATCGAGATAATATCTCGCTAGCCATTTGTTTTCCTTGCTTTTTAATTTCACTATCATCTAATTTCTTACTAAATGTTGGACCATCTTTTTCTTTTTTATAATAGTAAACGCTATTCATAGCCAAACCAATCGTCATACCTTTAATATTTTTACCTTTCGTATCTCCACCACCATAAAAATCTTGTTCTAAAATGTTGGATAAATAGGCAGGCGATTTTTCCGCAATCTTTTCAGGATTCGTTTCACCTTCATGTGACGGGTTGAGACCTAAGTTCTCATTTGCTTTCTTATCTTTTTTGTCCTTTTCAGACATTTTATCGATTTCTTGTTTTGTATACTTAGGGTCTAAATAGGCATTGATTGTTTTCTTATCTAAAAATTGACCATCTTGATACAAATACTTATCTGTTGGAAAAACTTCTTTACTTAAATTCAACAAACCATCTTCAAAGTCGCCACCATTATAACTATTCGCCATATTATCTTGTAAAAGTCCTCTTGCCTGACTTTCTTTAAACGGTAATAATGTACGATAGTTATCACCTTGCACATTTTTATCAGTGGCAATTTCTTTTACTTGATTTGAACTACTGTTATGCTTTTTGTTATCTTTTCCAGCTTGGTCATCTTTATTATTTCCACAAGCAGCGAGTATAAAGATTGCTGTAATCAATAATACTAATGTACGCTTCATCGACATACCCCTCTAACTATTTAATTCATTTTGCTTATCTACAAATTGTTGTTCTGTCCAAATTTCAATACCTAAGCTTTGTGCTTTAGTTAATTTTGATCCTGCATCTTCACCAGCAATGACAACATCTGTATTTTTAGTTACACTGCTCGTTACTTTAGCACCCTGTGCTGTAAGCCATTTAGAAGCTTCTGTTCGTGTCATTTGGTGTAGTTTACCAGTCAGTACCATTGTTTTACCACTAAACTCAGGATGTCCTTCTATATCTGAAGTTTTAATACCTTTGTAATCCATATTAACATGTTTATCTTTTAATTTTTGAATTAAAGCACGAATATCTTCATTTTCTAAATATGTGACTACGGATTGTGCCAATTTATCGCCAATATCATGAATTTCAATTAATTCTTCCTCAGTGACAGTTAATAAACGTTCCATCGTTTCGTATTTTTCTGCCAAAACTTGACTTGCTTTAACACCTAAATGCCTGATACCTAAACCAAATAATAAATGTTCTAGTGAATTTGATTTGGCACGTTGAATTGCTGTCAATAAATTATCAACTTTTTTCTGTCCCATTCTTTCTAATGGAAGTAGGTCTTCTTCCGTTAAATAAAAAATGTCAGCCACATCTTTAATTAACTCATGTTGATACAATTGTTGAATGATTTTAGTACCTAAACCATCAATATTCATAGCCTGTCTTGATACAAAATGAATTAAGCCTTCGACAAGTTGTGCTTGGCATTTTGGATTAATACAGCGAAGTGCGACTTCACCTTCAATACGAACTAATTCATGATCACAACTCGGACAATGTGTTGGCATATGATAAGTGACAGCGTCATCAGGTCGACGATCTGGTATACTTCTGACAACTTCAGGTATAATGTCTCCTGCTTTTTTAACAACGACACTATCACCAATACGAATATCTCTTTCATGTATTAAATCTTCATTGTGTAATGATGCTCTTGAAACAGTTGTTCCAGCAACTTTTACAGGCTCTAAGATGGCAGTTGGTGTCACCACGCCTGTTCGTCCAATACTTAATTCAATATCCAATAATTTAGTAACAACTTCTTCTGCTGGAAACTTATAAGCAATCGCCCATCTTGGTGATTTTTGTGTGAATCCCATTTCGTCTTGTTGATCTAAATCATTTACTTTAATAACGATACCATCGATATCATATGGTAATGATTCTCTTTGACTCGTCCATTTTTCAATATATTCTAAAACACCATCAATATCACTAACGCGCGCACGATTTTTATTTGTTTTAAAACCTAGCTTATCTAATTCGTCTAAAGCATCACTTTGTGAACGTGCATCAAAATCAGTGAAGTCATTCACACTATAAATAAATACACTTAATTTTCGCTTTGCAGTAAGTTTGGAATCTAACTGTCTTAATGAACCAGCCGCAGCATTTCTAGGATTTGCAAACAATTGCTCCCCATTTTTCTCTTTTTCCTCATTTAAATGTAAAAATGAACGCCTTGGCATATATGCCTCCCCACGTACTTCTACATTTAAAGGCTCTTTCATTTTTAAAGGTATAGCATGTATCGTCTTCAAATTTTCTGTGATATCTTCACCTGTTGTACCATCACCACGAGTTAATCCTTGTACAAAATATCCATCGACATATTTTAATGATACAGCTAAGCCATCGATTTTCAATTCGCACATATATTCTACATTACCAATTTGTTCACGTATACGTTGATCAAATTTTCTTAAATCTTCTTCATTGAAAGCATTACCTAAACTAAGCATAGGCGTATCATGATTAACCTTATTAAAAGAGGCTTGGGCTTCGCCACCAACTCTAACTGTTGGCGAATCTACAGTTTTATATTCAGGATGTTCCTCTTCAATTTGAATGAGTTCATGTAATAATTTGTCATATTCACTATCTGGCACAGATGGACTATCCTGTACATAATACTCGTAACTGTATTGATTTAATAAATCATGTAGCTCGTTAACACGAGACGTTAAATCAGCCATCCCTTAATCCTCCTTTTTTTCAATTGGGGCAAATTGCGCTAGTAAACGTTTTGGTCCTTGTGATTTAAAAATAATATCCAATTCTACCGAACCATTTTTCTCATTTACATTACTGACCATGCCTTCTCCCCAGGCTTTATGCATCACTTTGTCACCTACGTTCCAATCAGATGACGACACTTGTTTTTTCGTTGATGTTGTTCGTTGACTAAAACCACGTTTTGCAAATGGTTTAGATTTTGGTTGAATTGTTTGTCGTTTTGAAGTTGAATGATTTTCTAATAATGATTCTGGAATCTCTTTTAAAAATCTCGATGGCATATTTGACTGCGGACGACCAAATAACATTCTAGATGTCGCATGTGTGATATATAATATTTCTTCTGCTCTAGTTATTGCTACATAACAAATACGTCGCTCTTCTTGCATTTCATGATCATCTTCACTCTTAATCGCTCTAATGTGTGGAAATAATGATTCTTCCATACCCATTATAAAGACTATTGGAAATTCAAGACCTTTTGCAGAGTGCATAGTCATTAAAGTTACGCCATTTTCAGTATCCGCTTCATCAATATCTGCAACTAAAGATAAATCAGTTAAAAAGTTAATAAGTGACTGTTCTTCTAATGGAGTATTTTCTTCATAATCTTGTGGAACAGACATAAATTCATCAATGTTTTCTAATCTGCTTCGAGATTCTAGTGTATTTTCACGTTCAAGCATGTCTCGATATCCTGATTTTGTTAATACTTCATCAACTATTTCATGAATTTCTAAAAATTCTTGTTCTTTTATCAAATTCTGAATTAATTCGTAAAAATTAAGACACTCTTGTGTCACCTTTTTAGATAATCCAATAAAATCAGCTTCACCAAGTGCATCGAACATACTGATATTGTTTTGAACGGCGTAATTTTGAATCTTTTCAACTGATGATGGCCCTACGCCACGTTTTGGAACATTTATAATACGTTGCAAACTTATATCATCATTACTGTTGGCTATCATACGCAAGTAACTAAGTAAATCTTTGATTTCTTTACGATCGTAGAACTTTTGACCACCAACCATAGTATATGGAATATTTGATTTCATAAATGTTTCTTCAAGCACACGTGATTGTGCATTTGTTCTATATAAGATTGCCATATCTTGATATTTCTTGCCATTACGCTGATGCTTCATAATTTCACGTACAACATATTCCGCTTCATCACGTTCAGTCATTGCTTCATAGTAGTGGATTTTCTCACCACTTGTATTCGCAGTCCATAATCCTTTTGGCTTACGTTCAGAATTATTTTTAATTACTTCGTTTGCCGCGTTTAAAATTGTCTTTGTTGAACGGTAATTTTGCTCTAAAAAGATTGTTTTCGCTTCTGGATAATCTTCTTCGAAAGATAAAATATTTTGAATATCAGCACCACGCCAACCATAGATTGATTGGTCTGAATCACCTACAACACATAAATTTTTAAATTTACTAGCTAATAACTTAACTAATGTGTATTGTGCCTTATTCGTATCTTGGTATTCATCTACATGTATATACTGGAATTTATTTTGATAATATTCTAGTACATCTGGTACACGTTCAAATAAATTAATGGTTGTCATGATTAAATCATCAAAATCTAATGCTTCATTACGTGATAATTGTCTTTGGTACCCGCTATAAACAGTAGCAACCATTTGTGAATGATAGTCTGTTGCTTCTTTTTGAGCATCTTCAGGTGTTTTAAGTTCATTTTTCAAATTACTTATTGCTCCAATAAACATACGTGGCTCAAACTTTTTACTATCAATATTTTCATTTTTCAAAACATCTTTAATAACAGACTTTTGATCAGTAGGATCAATTATCGTAAAATTACGTTCAATACCGATACGATCCGCATCACGACGTAAAATACGAACACACATAGAGTGAAATGTAGACATCCAAATCACTTCTGCTTGATCGCCTACTAGTTTTTGAACACGTTCTTTCATCTCTTTTGCAGCTTTATTAGTAAAAGTAATTGCTAATACGTTGTATGGTGAGACATCTTTCTCGTCTAATAAATAAGCAATTCGATGTGTTAAAACACGTGTCTTTCCTGAACCAGCACCTGCCATAATTAACAATGGTCCTTCTGTTGTTTTTACAGCTTCACTTTGTTCTGTATTCATATGATTTAATAACGCATTCATTTACTAGACTCCTTTATTTTCACTGTTTTTAATGCTTTTTTTATATCTTTATAAATAATATCACCGACGATAATTGTATCTGCAATGGATGCCATTTCAAAAGCTTGTTGTTCTGATGAAATACCGCCACCATAAAATAATTGTGTTTCCGTTAAATGTTCTGATGCGGCTTTTACTATAGAACTATCTCCATATTCACCACTATATTCTATATACATTACTGGCAAGCGATACATGTAATTTGCCATTTGAGCATATGCTTCAATATCCTCTATCGATAAACTTGTATTTGCTTTTGTATGCTTTGCTACTTTACTTTCAGGATTACAAACAACATATCCTTCAAATATTACTTCTTCAAAATCTATACTATGCCCAAATGTTTTAAGTGCTTGTAGTAATATACCGTTGTGGAACGAAACATCGGTACTATTTAATACTGTTGGTACAAAATAAAAATCAAATCCAGGCATAACACTTTCAAGGTTTGAAATTTCGAGCGCTAATGGTAATGGGTACCGTCTAACTCTACTCATTAAATGAATAACATTATCTTCTGTAACGTCATCAGTTCCACCGATCATGATTGCATCTGTTTGAGACATACAAATTGCATCTAAATCATCATCCGAAATGTGTTTTGCTGGGTCTAATTTAAAAATATGGCGCCATTTTTTAATGTCATACATTTTCCGAAACTCCTTTTTTAACATACATATGATTATAGCATTTTTAAGTGTCTAGTTCTAAAGACTTAACATGAATTTTATCGTCTTTTTCTCTATAAAAATTTTCGTGAAAAAACAATGATTATCTATCAGAATTCAAAGGATAGATAATCATTGTTAGTTGTTTATTTATTATTCATTTGTTTCAATATTCATACGATCCAAAATCATTGTGTAAGCATCATTACCCCATTGCAATGAACGCTTCACTCTAGAAATCGTTGCCGTTGACGCCCCAGATTCTTGTTCGATTGTTGCATAGGTATAACCTTGCTTAATCATTTTTGCAACTTGTAATCTTTGAGACAGTGATTGAATTTCATTTACAGTACACAAATCATCGAAAAATTGGTAAC
This is a stretch of genomic DNA from Staphylococcus roterodami. It encodes these proteins:
- a CDS encoding diacylglycerol kinase, whose amino-acid sequence is MRKRARIIYNPTSGKEQFKKDLPDALIKLEKAGYETSAYATEKIGDATLEAERAMHENYDIIIAAGGDGTLNEVVNGIAEKPNRPKLGVIPMGTVNDFGRALHIPNDIMGALDVIIEGHSTKVDIGKMNNRYFINLAAGGQLTQVSYETPSKLKSIVGPFAYYIKGFEMLPQMKAVDLRIEYDGNVFQGEALLFFLGLTNSMAGFEKLVPDAKLDDGYFTLIIVEKSNLAELGHIMTLASRGEHTKHPKVIYEKAKAINISSFTDLQLNVDGEYGGKLPANFLNLERHIDVFAPNDIVNEELMNNDHVDEKLT
- the gatB gene encoding Asp-tRNA(Asn)/Glu-tRNA(Gln) amidotransferase subunit GatB, with the translated sequence MHFETVIGLEVHVELKTDSKMFSPSPAHFGAEPNSNTNVIDLAYPGVLPVVNKRAVDWAMRAAMALNMEIATESKFDRKNYFYPDNPKAYQISQFDQPIGENGYIDIEVDGETKRIGITRLHMEEDAGKSTHKGEYSLVDLNRQGTPLIEIVSEPDIRSPKEAYAYLEKLRSIIQYTGVSDVKMEEGSLRCDANISLRPYGQEKFGTKAELKNLNSFNFVRKGLEYEEKRQEEELLNGGEIGQETRRFDESTGKTILMRVKEGSDDYRYFPEPDIVPLYIDEAWKERVRQTIPELPDERKAKYVNELGLPAYDAHVLTLTKEMSDFFESTIEHGADVKLTSNWLMGGVNEYLNKNQVELLDTKLTPENLAGMIKLIEDGTMSSKIAKKVFPELAAKGGDAKQIMEDNGLVQISDEATLLKFVNEALDNNEQSVEDYKNGKGKAMGFLVGQIMKASKGQANPQLVNQLLKQELDKR
- the gatA gene encoding Asp-tRNA(Asn)/Glu-tRNA(Gln) amidotransferase subunit GatA — protein: MSIRYESVENLLTLIKNKKIKPSDVVKNIYDAIEETDPTIKSFLALDKENAIKKAQELDELQAKDQMDGKLFGIPMGIKDNIITNGLETTCASKMLEGFVPIYESTVMEKLHGENAVLIGKLNMDEFAMGGSTETSYFKKTVNPFDHKAVPGGSSGGSAAAVAAGLVPFSLGSDTGGSIRQPAAYCGIVGMKPTYGRVSRFGLVAFASSLDQIGPLTRNVKDNALVLEAISGLDANDSTSAPVEDVDFTSDIGKDIKGLKVALPKEYLGEGVAADVKEAVNKAVETLKSLGAIVEEVSLPNTKFGIPSYYVIASSEASSNLSRFDGIRYGYHSKDAHSLEELYKMSRSEGFGKEVKRRIFLGTFALSSGYYDAYYKKSQKVRTLIKNDFDKVFENYDVVVGPTTPTTAFNLGEEIDDPLTMYANDLLTTPVNLAGLPGISVPCGQSNGRPIGLQFIGKPFDEKTLYRVAYQYETQYNLHDVYEKL
- the gatC gene encoding Asp-tRNA(Asn)/Glu-tRNA(Gln) amidotransferase subunit GatC, giving the protein MTKVTREEVEHIANLARLQISPEETEEMANTLESILDFAKQNDSADTEGVEPTYHVLDLQNVLREDKAIKGIPQELALKNAKETEDGQFKVPTIMNEEDA
- the putP gene encoding sodium/proline symporter PutP, with amino-acid sequence MLTMGTALSQQVDANWQTYIMIGVYFLILIVIGFYGYKQATGNLSEYMLGGRSIGPYITALSAGASDMSGWMIMGLPGSVYSTGLSAMWITIGLTLGAYINYFVVAPRLRVYTELAGDAITLPDFFKNRLNDKNNILKIISGLIIVVFFTLYTHSGFVSGGKLFESAFGLNYHFGLILVAFIVIFYTFFGGYLAVSITDFFQGVIMLIAMVMVPIVAMMNLNGWGTFHDVAAMKPTNLNLFKGLSFIGIISLFSWGLGYFGQPHIIVRFMSIKSHKMLPKARRLGISWMAVGLLGAVAVGLTGIAFVPAYHIKLEDPETLFIVMSQVLFHPLVGGFLLAAILAAIMSTISSQLLVTSSSLTEDFYKLIRGEEKAKTHQKEFVMVGRLSVLVVAIVAISIAWNPNDTILNLVGNAWAGFGASFSPLVLFSLYWKGLTRAGAVSGMVSGALVVIIWIAWIKPLAHINEIFGLYEIIPGFIVSVIVTYVVSKLTKKPGAFVETDLNKVRDIVREK
- a CDS encoding CamS family sex pheromone protein; protein product: MKRTLVLLITAIFILAACGNNKDDQAGKDNKKHNSSSNQVKEIATDKNVQGDNYRTLLPFKESQARGLLQDNMANSYNGGDFEDGLLNLSKEVFPTDKYLYQDGQFLDKKTINAYLDPKYTKQEIDKMSEKDKKDKKANENLGLNPSHEGETNPEKIAEKSPAYLSNILEQDFYGGGDTKGKNIKGMTIGLAMNSVYYYKKEKDGPTFSKKLDDSEIKKQGKQMASEILSRLRENDDLKDIPIHFAIYKQSSEDSITPGEFITQATAEKSQTKLNEWHNINEKSALLPSSTAADYDENLNNNFKQFNDNLQSYFSNFTQAVGKVKFVDKKPQRLVVDLPIDYYGQAETIGITQYVTEQANKYFDKIDDYEIRIKDGNQPRALISKTKDDKEPQVHIYSN